Proteins from one Xenopus tropicalis strain Nigerian chromosome 1, UCB_Xtro_10.0, whole genome shotgun sequence genomic window:
- the wdr41 gene encoding WD repeat-containing protein 41 isoform X1, which yields MLRWLLGSREAHNGVEKSAVVDIGEEQTQNPYTELSVLQGHNDIVRFLLQIDESRFASACDDGSVFIWDVQTGDILCELRGHTQKITAIVAWGASDILQGKTDIILTASSDKTVIAWDCDSVQQVQKATDFHSTVKTLLVLQSLDVWLSGGNELRVWNREFNLLCETGYFVDGGISSLIELPKNCVAAAIGKDLIIFKLSVASRESDQWDVSEVRCLTAHQDIIRSLITVNDLTFVSGSHAGELIVWDALDWTFKAVERNFSEILSPQDAPQEIKLLQTPEEISVQHLASDEESVFAAVGRGLYVYNLQVKRVIAYQKRAHDSSIQHIAKLPNGQFVSCSEDGSVRIWELRSKPLHAESVPAGFFSMWGFGKAAKQSSHAVKKPHDTGIVATLELIGNLIGHSGSVQMFLYFKDHGLVTCSADHLIIIWKEGNRESRLRSLMLFQKLEQNGDLNPRFSLN from the exons ATGTTGCGATGGCTTCTGGGAAGTCGAGAAGCTCACAATGGAGTGGAG AAATCTGCGGTAGTAGATATTGGGGAAGAACAGACACAGAACCCTTATACAGAACTGTCAGTGCTACAGGGACATAATGATATTGTTCGTTTCCTTCTGCAGATAGATGAGTCCAG GTTTGCATCTGCATGTGATGATGGATCAGTCTTTATATGGGATGTTCAG ACCGGAGATATACTGTGTGAGCTGCGTGGACATACACAGAAGATCACAGCTATCGTTGCTTGGGGAGCATCGGACATTCTTCAGGGAAAGACAGATATAATTCTGACCGCTTCCTCGGATAAAACAGTGATT GCCTGGGATTGTGACAGTGTACAGCAAGTGCAGAAGGCAACCGATTTCCACTCCACTGTAAag ACACTGCTAGTCCTTCAGAGCCTGGATGTGTGGCTGTCTGGTGGCAATGAATTGCGTGTCTGGAACCGGGAATTCAATCTGCTATGTGAGACTGGCTATTTTGTGGATGGTG GTATCAGCTCTTTGATTGAACTACCCAAAAACTGTGTGGCTGCAGCCATTGGCAAAGATTTAA taatCTTTAAACTCAGTGTTGCCAGCAGAGAGAGTGATCAGTGGGATGTGTCTGAAGTAAGGTGCCTGACTGCTCACCAAGATATCATTCGCTCACTGATAACGGTCAATG ATCTAACCTTTGTGAGTGGTTCCCATGCCGGAGAGCTAATTGTTTGGGATGCCTTAGACTGGACATTTAAGGCGGTTGAGCGAAACTTTTCAGAGATCTTATCCCCTCAAGATGCTCCGCAAGAAATTAAACTACTGCAGACACCAGAGGAGATTTCTGTTCAACATCTTGCATCCGATGAAGAA AGTGTTTTCGCTGCAGTGGGAAGAGGCCTCTACGTGTACAACCTGCAGGTGAAGCGAGTGATTGCTTATCAGAAGAGAGCCCATGACTCAAGCATCCAGCACATTGCAAAACTTCCCAATGG GCAGTTTGTTTCCTGCTCAGAGGATGGCAGTGTTCGTATCTGGGAATTGCGCTCCAAGCCACTTCACGCAGAGTCAGTGCCGGCAG GCTTCTTTAGTATGTGGGGATTTGGAAAAGCTGCCAAGCAATCCAGTCATGCAGTGAAGAAACCACATGATACTGGGATAGTAGCAACTCTGGAGCTGATTGGGAATTTAATTGGCCATTCAGGATCCGTACAG atgttcCTTTATTTTAAAGATCACGGCCTGGTAACGTGCTCTGCTGACCATCTCATCATCATATGGAAGGAAGGGAATCGCGAGTCTAGGCTTCGCAGCTTGATGCTGTTTCAGAAGCTAGAGCAAAATGGCGACCTGAACCCAAGGTTTTCCCTTAACTGA
- the wdr41 gene encoding WD repeat-containing protein 41 — protein MLRWLLGSREAHNGVEKSAVVDIGEEQTQNPYTELSVLQGHNDIVRFLLQIDESRFASACDDGSVFIWDVQTGDILCELRGHTQKITAIVAWGASDILQGKTDIILTASSDKTVIAWDCDSVQQVQKATDFHSTVKTLLVLQSLDVWLSGGNELRVWNREFNLLCETGYFVDGGISSLIELPKNCVAAAIGKDLIIFKLSVASRESDQWDVSEVRCLTAHQDIIRSLITVNDLTFVSGSHAGELIVWDALDWTFKAVERNFSEILSPQDAPQEIKLLQTPEEISVQHLASDEEVGKTESQV, from the exons ATGTTGCGATGGCTTCTGGGAAGTCGAGAAGCTCACAATGGAGTGGAG AAATCTGCGGTAGTAGATATTGGGGAAGAACAGACACAGAACCCTTATACAGAACTGTCAGTGCTACAGGGACATAATGATATTGTTCGTTTCCTTCTGCAGATAGATGAGTCCAG GTTTGCATCTGCATGTGATGATGGATCAGTCTTTATATGGGATGTTCAG ACCGGAGATATACTGTGTGAGCTGCGTGGACATACACAGAAGATCACAGCTATCGTTGCTTGGGGAGCATCGGACATTCTTCAGGGAAAGACAGATATAATTCTGACCGCTTCCTCGGATAAAACAGTGATT GCCTGGGATTGTGACAGTGTACAGCAAGTGCAGAAGGCAACCGATTTCCACTCCACTGTAAag ACACTGCTAGTCCTTCAGAGCCTGGATGTGTGGCTGTCTGGTGGCAATGAATTGCGTGTCTGGAACCGGGAATTCAATCTGCTATGTGAGACTGGCTATTTTGTGGATGGTG GTATCAGCTCTTTGATTGAACTACCCAAAAACTGTGTGGCTGCAGCCATTGGCAAAGATTTAA taatCTTTAAACTCAGTGTTGCCAGCAGAGAGAGTGATCAGTGGGATGTGTCTGAAGTAAGGTGCCTGACTGCTCACCAAGATATCATTCGCTCACTGATAACGGTCAATG ATCTAACCTTTGTGAGTGGTTCCCATGCCGGAGAGCTAATTGTTTGGGATGCCTTAGACTGGACATTTAAGGCGGTTGAGCGAAACTTTTCAGAGATCTTATCCCCTCAAGATGCTCCGCAAGAAATTAAACTACTGCAGACACCAGAGGAGATTTCTGTTCAACATCTTGCATCCGATGAAGAAGTGGGTAAAACTGAATCCCAAGTCTAG